Within the Hevea brasiliensis isolate MT/VB/25A 57/8 chromosome 2, ASM3005281v1, whole genome shotgun sequence genome, the region GTTATAGGCAATCCCTCCTTGACCACGATTGCCTTCACATTTGCATTCTCTGTCTGTATGATACCCGCTGCAATGTCCCCGTTTGTCCCGACGAGCTCCGGCCATGAATTCTTAACTgcaaaagttaatatttaaaaatagaaCCATGATCGATAATAGTGATTCATGAAGGCAGCGAAAAAGATTATTAAAAGAGGACTCGCATACACTAGCTTGTGCCTTAATTACCTGGACACTGACTTGCCATTCTCCTCTCAATCTCTAGTTCTCAATGAAATTGCCCACCTTATTTTCAAATCTATAAAGAGGACCAAACATTTGTTATTTTTTAAAGTCAATGTTTAGAGAGACAAATATCAAATTTTAATGGggcaaatttgagttttaatttttttttaatactaaaatgtaatttttacaaaaactaaAGGGACAATTGCCTCATTCTAATACACGTTcgtcactaaaaataaataaataaataaaaaaatttaaaattaatatcttttCATACtttaaaagtaaagaaaaactaattaaattagTCAATTAACTTATTTAAAGGTAATTTACATATATTATAAAACATGAAATGTGGTAGATTAGTCGTGTTAAatagttttaaatttataaaatttaatatttaaatttcaattgaaatggaaattaagACAAAATAAAAGGTAGTGTTTATTATAATATGAAATGGTATGAACTTctgtataaatataaattatttaacttcatttttagttcggtaataaatatattttatatagagtaataaaaaaaaagtaatgaacccattaatcaattttatttaattagatataCAAGATACACACATCTAACATAAGTTTTTATTTTTCAAGTCACAAATGACAAAGACCGTTTATTTAGAGTGGCtgttttattatctaattttttatttatttaagataatatatcatatatttgTTGTTTAGCCAATAGCCCAATAGTAGGAATTCGAGTGACCACCCCATTTTCATCAAGCCAAACCCAGACGCTGTTCAATCTGGTGTCCAGAATCACAGGCATTCCCTCCTTGATCACGATTGCTTCCACATTTTTATTCTATGGTAGCCACTGCAGAGTCCCCGTTGGCCCCGACGATCTCCGGCCATGAACTCTTAACTgcaaaagttaatatttaaaaataggaCCATGATCGATAATATTGATTCATGAAGGCAGAAAAAAAAGATTATTAAAAGAGGACTTGCATATACTAGCTTGAGCCTTAATTACCTGAAGATTGATTTGCCATTCTCTTCTTGATCCCTAATTCTCAATAAAATCTATGGACTGAAGGTTAATGATTTTGCTTTGCAAGTGCAGGTTTATGTATATTGAAACAGATTGCTATCTTCGAATCTTTAGTAGAACAATCGCAGCCGACATCTTTGAATTCTGGCATTCATTACCTTCTTCATGCTTTGTTgagatttaaaaagaaaaaaaaaaaaaatagaagtcAACAATTGTGGCTTCAGTGGCAGCCTCCCAAAGCATGCTGCCATGCGAATTTGGCGGTGGCACACAGTGAGTTGGCGATGAGCAATTCTTCCAGTGCCTATAAATTGGGATGTACGAGAAACCGTCCAAATTAATAATGTTGGCATAATTGACTACTTGCTGTAATTTTCATATTAGTTTCACAATTATAGGAGACTGATCTGATTTGATTTCGTAATTATAGGAGTTTGATTAGGTGAACTGATTAGGTGACAGATTTTGTATAGATGTATATTTGGTTTCTTAAAATAGtgttatttccttttttttttttatgatgtaATAATATCTATATATTGACACCAATCCTAGAGAAGAAAATACAACCTGAATTATTTTTCAGAATTCTATtgtttacatggtatcagagcaattcgATCCTAAAAGCTGCTCAACACGAATTGAATCCCATATCTGAACCACCATCGCAATTTCCTTTGTTTACTAATTGAAATGGCGTAAATCACTGCATCAGATTCATACGTAATAGCTCAGTTCCACCTATTATCATTCACCGGGATAATGCTGCATTTACAACTAGTATCATATTGGATGATACCAATTATCCATTATGGTCTCAACTTATGGAGATGCGTATTGGTGCTCGCAATAAGGCTGGATATCTCACTGGAGAAACCAAAAAACCCCCACCTGAAGATCCCAATTTTGGAACGTGGATTACTGAAAATTATAGAGTCAAAAGCTAGCTCATCGATTCAATGAGTCCATCACTAATGCAGCGATTTATTCGACTTTCCATAGCCAATGAAATATGGGAGGCTGTATCAAGAGCCTTCTATGATGGCTCAGATGAAACCCGTCTCTTACTGAATCGAAAATCTTTTTCTACCACACAAAATGGTAGACCCTTGTCAACGTGCTATAATGAACTTGTTGCTATTTTTCAGGAAATTGATCACAGGACTACATCTCAGGAAAAAACTGTTGAAGGGGTGGTTCAATTGCATTCTGCAATGAGTAGGCTTCGAGTTAATATTTTCCTAAGTGGACTTGATCCTGAATTTGATCAGGTTCGTGGTGAAATTTTGGGAAAAGATCCAAAACTTGACCTGGAGAACACATATGTGTATGTAAGGCAATAGTATCAACAAAGATAGACAATGGGAAGCTCTCGACCAATTTCTGAAAGCTCAGTTATGTTAGCAAACCGAACTCAACAAGGAACATCTAGTTCATCAAAAAATTCCTGGAAAATCTAACAATCTTAAATGTAGTCATTGTGGTGAACCAGGTCACTCGAAGCAGCGCTGTTATGAACTCATAGGCTATCCCGAATGGTGGGTCTTCTCAAAAAAACTTCTCAAAAAAATTGCTGGAAAGGCTATGGTGACATCCATGGAGGATACCCAGCTAAATGTGGAAGATAAATTATAGCCGCAACCCATAGCAAATACCCAGGTATTGTTGGAACAACAAATGTGTTCTCTGCGATTTCTAAAAATAGTACTTGTATTATTGATATAGGTGCATCCGATAATATGACCAAAGACTCTAGCTAAATACAATTTATTCGTTCATGTCACCAATCAGTTATCTCTACAGCTAACAGTAGCACTTCTCCTATTACTGGAGAAGGATCTGTCAAATTGTCTAGTACTCTCACACTagatatgtcacgacccaacctatgggctggaccggcactaggacctgggccagcctaaagccctcgaggcccataataagcctaactattcattaacccaactctaaggctcatttgggcccaatttcaagaaatcaaccggacagagtccggccataaaatggacctttcaacggggagtttttgactcacccgacctgtaaacacaataaataatcaattggggagctcagctcaccctctacatactcatatcaacataaaaataaatgggagctcagctcccccatccagtccatcaaacatgcatataataataattttacaggtctaacatgataattatattacagacccaaatcgaataaatatttctaacacatgtggaaattctaagagttaacaggtttacacaaaaataaataaatgacctgcgagggagaaaagcaggttaacctaaaaaatatcctcctgtggcctggaaaaatattgaacaggagtgagcgttcgactcagagagtaaaatatcaattttaaccataatctctataactatctaaagctaatgcaccctatagagtgaaatgcaatatcagcaataattttacatcataacagcaaaaagataatttggagcactcacacacccagtaatatcaatcataatatttgggagctgatcccctatacagctctcttaaatccaacctgtgccagcgaagaactcaagccggactgtcgcttaataaaccaaatcggggtcccaacgaagaactcaagccgtgtctaccacgAAGGACcaagtcccagcgaagatctcaagccgtgtctacccgtcctatccatagtcaacaccacatcacacgcacaccaacgcacgtacactgctccaaattaccacaacaacatccatggcattttaacagttatgaatgcaacataaaacgtgcttagagtgtaactacatagatacatacatataagtgatgcatgggcatgcttaaacatataataatatcgaaattacaattaaaattaatattttactcacagacttgacaacggtcactgcggcggctgagcggaggaagaaggctgtctcggctcacctgacaatttttattacaatcatttaataaatttgactcaatacgattaagaaaaagaccaaatacgtcctaaattgtgccgaaaatccggcagagtctcccctatatctaggacctacccaacctg harbors:
- the LOC131175586 gene encoding protease inhibitor HPI; protein product: MASQCPVKNSWPELVGTNGDIAAGIIQTENANVKAIVVKEGLPITQDLNFNRVRVFVDENRVVTQVPAIG